A window of Polyangia bacterium genomic DNA:
GGCCGAGCGGCTGCTCGGTGGCGCGGCCGCGCACGCGACGAAACGCCGGCCGCCACGGCGATGCGCCCGCCCAGGCCAGCGCGGCGTCGCTGCGCACGTAGGCGTCATCGTCCCCGACCAGGAAGGCCACCGCGTCCGGCGCCAGAGCCAACCCGCCCACGCCCAGACCGGCCAGCACGAACGAAACCAGCGACGGGGTCTGCTCCGCCATCAGGTCGGTGTTCGGCGCCAGCGTGGCCAGCGCGTTCACCGGCGGCGCCTCGACGGTCATCGCCACCGTCGATGGCAGAGGATCCAGCGCCGCTGCCTCGTTGGTGGGCTGCCCGCTGATCACCTCGACTTCCTCGCGCGCCGGCGCGGGCCCGGCCGGCGCAACCGCGGGCGCCGTCTCGCTGGAATTACCCGACGCGCCGGTGACCTTCGACGTGCTGACGTCGGCGATCGGCACCACCGCCGGCTCCAGCTGGGCAGCCAGGAGATCTTGCCCGGCCCGCCGAAACGCCAGCGCCGCCCCGGTGCTGTCGCCGCCCTTGGCCAGCGCGTAACCGAGGTAGCTCCAGGCCTTCAGATCGTCGGGCGCCAGCCGGGTGGCCCGATCCAGCGCGGTGACCGCGTCGTCGTACCTTTCCATCTTCAGTGACACCAAACCAAAGTTGCGCTGGATGTTGGCGTCCGACGGCTGTAGCGCCGCGATCTCGCGGTAGGTGGCGCGCGCCTCGTCCAGCTTGCCCAGCTTGAAGCGCACCAGCGCCAGCAGGTTCAGCGCGCGCACGTCGTCGTGCGTGTTGGACAGCGCGCGCAGGATCTCCACCTCGGCCTGACGGTAGTGGCGGCCGCTCAGCAGCTCGCCAGCCGCCGCCAGGTGCGATTGCAGGCGATCGCGCTCGGCGCCGTGATCGTCGGGTGGTGGCGGGGTGGTGGTCATGATCAGCGCTCGGCCACGAAATCGCCGCCGATGGCGGCCTGCTGATACTGCTGATACCGGCGCATCACCGCCGCGACGTAGGCGCGGGTGGTTTCGTAGGGCGGCACGCCGCCGTATTTCTCCACCGCCGCCGGACCGGCGTGATACCCGGCGATGACCTTGATCTTCTCTTCGATCGAACAGACCAGCAGGCGCGCCGCCATTGGAGCGCCGGCGCTGTCATCCATCGGCGACGGCGTCTTGCAGAACCGGCGCGCCAGCACTTGCAGATAGCGGGCGCCTCCCATGATGTTCTGGCGCGGGTCGAACACGTCCGTCACGCCCATCAGGCGCGCGGTGTCGGGCATCAGTTGCATCAATCCTTTGGCGCCCACGCTTGAGACCACGTCCGGATCAAAATCCGATTCGGTTTTTATCACGGCTCGCATCAGCGATTCAGGGATCCCGAAAAAAGCCTGCTGATCGTGAATGTGCTGGTCGTAACGGGCGAACCGCACCGGCGAGGTGTCGCGCGGCGGAACAGCGTCGGTGCGCCCGCGCAGCGCCGCCGCCTTGCCGGGACCGGTCTTGGACCAGACCTTCCAGTGGGCGCCGATGGGCGGCAGGTTGGTGAACTCGACCACGCCGTCGGCGCGTTCGCGCGCCCAGAACGTCCCGCTGCCGCGATCAAAGCGAACGCCGCCGCCGCGGCGGTTGCTGAACTCGACCACGCCGTCGGCGCCGGTACGGTTGGAGACTTCGCCGCGCGCGAGTCCGGTCGCGCCGACCAACACCAACGCCATCGCAGCGGCGCTTGACCGTAGGGTCCGCCTCGTCACCAGCCTGGATCGTAACATATGGCGCCCCGTGGGTTATGGTTCATCGGTGATCGAGACGGACTACCTGGTGATCGGCTCGGGACTGGCGGGCCTTTACTTCGCCCTGCGTGCGTCGCAACACGGGCGGGTGGTGATCGCCACCAAGCGGGCGCCACAAGAGTCGAACACCAGCTGGGCGCAGGGCGGCGTGGCCGGCGTCCTGGATCCGTCAGACAACATGGAGGCGCACATCGCCGACACCCTGCGCGTGGGTGACGGCCTGTGCAACCGCGCCGCCGTCGAGAGCTGCGTGCGCGAAGGCCCCGAGCACATCCTGCGCCTGGCCAACCAACTGGGCGTCCCGTTCGATCGCGACCACGAAGGACACTTTGAACTGGGCCGCGAAGGCGGCCACACCGCGCGCCGGATCGTGCACGTCAAGGACATGACCGGCTGGGCGATCCAGCAGGCCTTGCTGGATCGCGTCGCCGAGCACGCCGACCGCATCACCATGCTGCCCGATCACATGGCGATCGACCTGCTGACCACCGCCAAGTATGGCGGCCCCAACGCCGTCTTCGGCGCTTACCTTCTGAATCAAACCACCGGC
This region includes:
- a CDS encoding tetratricopeptide repeat protein, producing the protein MTTTPPPPDDHGAERDRLQSHLAAAGELLSGRHYRQAEVEILRALSNTHDDVRALNLLALVRFKLGKLDEARATYREIAALQPSDANIQRNFGLVSLKMERYDDAVTALDRATRLAPDDLKAWSYLGYALAKGGDSTGAALAFRRAGQDLLAAQLEPAVVPIADVSTSKVTGASGNSSETAPAVAPAGPAPAREEVEVISGQPTNEAAALDPLPSTVAMTVEAPPVNALATLAPNTDLMAEQTPSLVSFVLAGLGVGGLALAPDAVAFLVGDDDAYVRSDAALAWAGASPWRPAFRRVRGRATEQPLGRKRRGFFRVAGAGQLLVTGPAGHWTTVALDDDIFYLREDRVLAFDRGVSWEAGRIPGDRLRLLQFRGSGRVALQFDLPPSAVRVTSAHPVFVPRGRLYGWVGRIVPHALRGGRLFQIQCEGEGVVLLDGGRSPRHHRRVKAEPHRPA
- a CDS encoding lytic transglycosylase domain-containing protein produces the protein MALVLVGATGLARGEVSNRTGADGVVEFSNRRGGGVRFDRGSGTFWARERADGVVEFTNLPPIGAHWKVWSKTGPGKAAALRGRTDAVPPRDTSPVRFARYDQHIHDQQAFFGIPESLMRAVIKTESDFDPDVVSSVGAKGLMQLMPDTARLMGVTDVFDPRQNIMGGARYLQVLARRFCKTPSPMDDSAGAPMAARLLVCSIEEKIKVIAGYHAGPAAVEKYGGVPPYETTRAYVAAVMRRYQQYQQAAIGGDFVAER